One Rubidibacter lacunae KORDI 51-2 genomic window, ATAGGCCCCGCCTGCCTTCAGCACCGCCAGCAGCCCCACCACCATCTCAAAGCCGCGCTCCACACAGAGCCCAACCAGAACGTCGGGACCCACACCCAGAGTACGCAGATGATGCGCCAGACGGTTGGCCCGCCCATTCAGAGCACCATAGCTCAACTCCGCACTTGCAAAGACCAGTGCCACGGCTGACGGGTCCGTTGCAACCTGCGCCTCGAACAGCTCGTGCAGGCACATACCTTCCGGATAAGCCGCTGCGCTCGCGTTCCACTCCTCAACCACAAGACGGCGCTCGTCCGCATCCATGAGCGGTAGCTGGCCGACCGGACAATCCTCGTCTTCTAAAATTGCGTCGAGCAAAATGGCGAGACGTTTCCGCAATACTGCAATATCTTGACGCTCGAAGATATCAGCGCTGTAGTTGAAAAGAACCGACACATTGGCCGCCAAGCTATGTTCGCGAAGGTAAATATCTAATGTATTTAGGCTGAAGTTCGGCATAATCCTTTGAAATCGACAAAGCGTGCCGGCGAATGGAATTTTGTTTACTGCTGTGTCAAAGTTAAAGCCAACATCAAATAACTGTCTTCTGCCAATACCACCTAGATTGAGTGAGCGATTAATTTCCGCAACTGGGAAGCGCTGATGTGGATAGCAACATTGTGTATCGCTACTGACTCGTTTCAGGAGAGCCGTAAATGAACGCGTACGTTCGACCCTTATTTTCAATGGCATAACAGCCGCAAACATTCCCAGGGTTCGTCTCTGGCGTGCATTGGTGCGATTATGAAACGGCACACCGATAACAATCTCGTCAAGAGCTTGAATGCTCGTAAAATAGAGGGCAATGAGCGCCAACAGTAAATGCAGCATCGAACAGCCTTGGCTCGATGCCAGCGCGGCACATTTGTCGTAGGTTGCCCGATCGAGTTCCCATTCAAGACTGTTGCTAAAAGAATGACCGCTCGCGGATAAAACAGAATTAGGAAGCTCTGATGGCGGAATATCCGCAAACCGCTCACACCAAAACTCGCGATCCCGATCGAATTGGGTGGATGTCAAATAAGCCCGATCTTCCTTTAAAAATTCGCTGTAGCTCTCGAATGTTTCTTCTGTAATGCTCTTGACGCCATATGTAGCCAGGTAACTATCACCTTGCACGATCTTGTTATAACTCTTTGAAAGAGATTCAACTATCAACGACATGCCGAAGCCGTCACTGATGAGATGATGAAACCGAAGAAAGAAATAGTGTTTTTCCCGATCGATCTTGATGAAATGGGCATCCCAAAACCGGTTCCCGGACAAATCGAATGGCTCGTTGATTTTCCGGCGTAAGTATTTTCTGGCCTCGTCTTCAGGATCGCTTTCTTTTGAGAAATCGATCGTGCGAGGATCTACATCAATAGAATCTGCAAACTCCTGAAACGGGATGCCGTCTTCAATGTGAAAACTGGTCCTTAATGCTTCGTGCTTATGAGCTACATCGTTTAGTGCTTCGATGAGTGCTTCAATGTCAATCTGCTCAATCAATTCAGTGACTACCCCGAAATTATACGCAGGGCTGTCAGGATTCAGAACCTGATCGACCCAAACCATCTGCTGGCTTGAGGACAAGGGAAACCAGCCGCTGGCAATTCTGTGTTTCGGATTTGGAATGTTTTCAAAGATATCCACGTTATAAGCTCCTCTCCAGGACTTAAGCTATGTTGTCGAATACCGAAATCTGTCCGGTTTCGCTTTGGACCTCGCATACCACTAATTGGAACGATATTTAGATGTTCGAACGAGTTATTGGCGATCGTCTTTCGCCGCCGATGTTGCCGGTGGCTCGACTTCCTCGGTATTGCCAGCGATCTCCCCGACAAGGCGTGCGGCCAGCCTTCCGATCGTCGGGGTCTGTGCGAGTTCCATCGAAGGAATTCTGCTGCCAACGCTCTTTTCGATCAGCGCTGCGAGTTCCACCGCCATCAACGAATCGACGCCGATATCGGTCAGCGAACGGGTGGCATCGATTTTCTCCGGTTCACAAGTCAGGATCTCGGCGAGCTGCTCTGTCAGCCATTCCCGAACGAGTTCCTGCCGCTGTGACAGATCGGCCGCATTCAAGGCGGCAAGCAGCCGGGAGCTAACATCAGCTTCTGGCTCAACTTTGGCGATGCCACCTGCAAGATGCCGGAAACGGCTGGACTGGATTGTTACTGGAAGGTGCGATGCAGTCTTCTGCCAGTCAATACGCAAGACACCGGCCGAGCTAAGCCCGTCCTTTAGGCAGGCGCAGAGAATATCGATGGCTTCTGCCGCCCCAAATGCATTCACACCATGCCGGTTGAAGCGCTGCTGGATATCGTCATGTTCGGCCACATAACCGACATCCGAGATGGGACCCCAGGCGATTGCCAGCGCCGGCAGACCCCGCAGACGGCGGTAGTATGCCAAGGTTTCTAGAAACTGATTGGCTGCGGCATAGTTCGACTGGCCTGGATTGCCGATGATAGCGGCCATGGACGAGAACAGCACGAAAAAGTCTAGATCCATTGCGCCAGTCACACGGTGAAGGTTCCAGGCCCCTTTCACCTTGGGGTCGAACACCTTCGTCAAACTGTGTTTGTTCTGTTGCTTGATAGAGCGATCGTCCAAGACCATCGCCATATGGATAACCCCTTTGAGGGGGGCTTTTTCCGTGCACAGTTCATTCAGGACCTGCCATATTTGGTCCTCGTCCGCCACATCGAGGCTGACGACACTCACCTTGCAACCGGTCTCCTCGATTGCCGCTATTTTTTCCCGTTGAGGATCCTTAAGCGCAATGCGCCGCCCGGCGAGAATGAGATGACCCGCACCTTCGGCAGCCATCCATTGAGCCACGGCCAATCCGAAACCGCCTAGACCTCCCGTCAGCAGATAAGAGGCGTCTTTATGAAACCCTTCGAAGCTGGATGTTTCGCTGACTGCGCGCCCGAGGCTGTCCCCATGCAGATCGAAAACGATCTTGCCAATATGTTTGGACTGAGACATGTACCGGAAGGCTTTTTCCGCGTCACTTAGGTCAAAGGCTGTTGTGGGAAGCGGCTTCAGGGCCTTGTCTTCAAATGCTTGCATGACCTCATGCAAATAGCGCCTGATGCGTTGCGGATGCTGGCGAATCACTCTTTCCAGGTCCATGGCAAAGTAGGTGAGATTGTCGCGGAACGGATAA contains:
- a CDS encoding condensation domain-containing protein; this translates as MDIFENIPNPKHRIASGWFPLSSSQQMVWVDQVLNPDSPAYNFGVVTELIEQIDIEALIEALNDVAHKHEALRTSFHIEDGIPFQEFADSIDVDPRTIDFSKESDPEDEARKYLRRKINEPFDLSGNRFWDAHFIKIDREKHYFFLRFHHLISDGFGMSLIVESLSKSYNKIVQGDSYLATYGVKSITEETFESYSEFLKEDRAYLTSTQFDRDREFWCERFADIPPSELPNSVLSASGHSFSNSLEWELDRATYDKCAALASSQGCSMLHLLLALIALYFTSIQALDEIVIGVPFHNRTNARQRRTLGMFAAVMPLKIRVERTRSFTALLKRVSSDTQCCYPHQRFPVAEINRSLNLGGIGRRQLFDVGFNFDTAVNKIPFAGTLCRFQRIMPNFSLNTLDIYLREHSLAANVSVLFNYSADIFERQDIAVLRKRLAILLDAILEDEDCPVGQLPLMDADERRLVVEEWNASAAAYPEGMCLHELFEAQVATDPSAVALVFASAELSYGALNGRANRLAHHLRTLGVGPDVLVGLCVERGFEMVVGLLAVLKAGGAY